In the genome of Burkholderia diffusa, one region contains:
- a CDS encoding SMP-30/gluconolactonase/LRE family protein, with product MVARKPIQAVLLAGAIAVTAPAGNAGNTTDWIANTYGTLAAHVGSVARSMWVAPEGVIYTASMWDEDEGGVAIYQNGKSAGSIGAHSEFQGSAITGNATSLFVALQPGNGYGSGAVGRYNRATRFRDKLIQVTAATNQPRIDVVTGLATAGSLLYASDFQGNRVRVFTTDGVWQRDIGVSAPGALALDGAGNIWVAQKSAGSVVEFSAAGALLNRIRLAAGSRPSALYFDAAAGQLMVGDEGPDMNIKRYSVSGRPALAGTFGVSGGYLDTMTGIKGQVGAKRFTRIVGIGKDTAGNLYVLNNPWGGSWDLGRNGATDIHAYSSTGSLRWTLQSLNFEGIAAPDPVTDGAMFYSGTHVYSGTAGGTFVANTVDPFTYPSDPRINMSDTQRDEHFGLLTSVGANRILVAAGQNPPVYYFFHFNAANGYVAIPDGSIPGPAFNTTRRVSAGFSLDGKGGVWAGLDKTGAIYHYPLTGFDASGKPSWGPGVPTPVPASIQPLTRIVYLADSDTMVLAQGVVGSTDWTSIGTRIEVYHGWSAGNTTKPNPVITLPHGGAKSIDAAGNHLFVGYWFSSSGPLWPNIDAFNLDTGNLDTTLVNASPATVDTSSAIDAMYSVRAYRRSNGEYVVTKNNVKGNSITVYRWTP from the coding sequence ATGGTCGCCAGAAAACCGATTCAGGCCGTGCTGCTCGCCGGCGCGATCGCTGTGACCGCGCCGGCCGGAAACGCGGGTAATACCACCGACTGGATCGCGAATACCTACGGCACGCTCGCCGCGCACGTCGGCAGCGTCGCGCGCTCGATGTGGGTCGCGCCCGAAGGCGTGATCTACACCGCGTCGATGTGGGACGAGGATGAGGGCGGCGTCGCGATCTACCAGAACGGCAAGAGCGCCGGCTCGATCGGCGCGCATTCCGAGTTTCAGGGCAGTGCGATCACGGGCAACGCGACGTCGTTGTTCGTCGCACTGCAGCCCGGCAACGGATACGGTAGCGGCGCGGTCGGGCGCTACAACCGCGCCACGCGGTTCCGCGACAAGCTCATTCAGGTCACCGCGGCGACCAACCAGCCGCGCATCGACGTCGTCACCGGGCTCGCGACGGCCGGCTCGCTGCTCTATGCGAGCGATTTTCAGGGCAATCGCGTGCGGGTTTTCACGACCGACGGCGTGTGGCAGCGCGACATCGGCGTGTCGGCACCCGGCGCGCTCGCGCTCGACGGTGCGGGAAACATCTGGGTCGCGCAGAAGAGCGCGGGTTCGGTCGTCGAATTCAGTGCGGCCGGCGCGCTGCTGAACAGGATCCGGCTGGCTGCCGGGTCGCGGCCGTCGGCGCTCTATTTCGATGCGGCGGCGGGGCAGCTGATGGTCGGCGACGAAGGCCCGGACATGAACATCAAGCGCTATTCCGTCTCGGGCCGGCCCGCGCTGGCCGGTACGTTCGGCGTGTCCGGCGGCTATCTCGACACCATGACGGGCATCAAGGGGCAGGTCGGCGCGAAGCGCTTCACGCGCATCGTCGGCATCGGCAAGGACACGGCCGGCAACCTGTATGTGCTCAACAACCCATGGGGCGGCAGTTGGGATCTCGGCCGCAACGGCGCGACCGACATTCACGCGTACAGCAGCACCGGCAGCCTGCGGTGGACGCTGCAGTCGCTCAACTTCGAAGGCATCGCCGCGCCGGATCCGGTCACCGACGGCGCGATGTTCTACAGCGGCACGCATGTCTACAGCGGCACCGCGGGCGGCACGTTCGTCGCGAATACCGTCGATCCGTTCACGTATCCGTCGGACCCGCGCATCAACATGAGCGACACCCAGCGCGACGAGCACTTCGGGCTGCTGACATCCGTTGGTGCGAATCGGATTCTCGTTGCTGCGGGACAGAATCCGCCGGTCTACTACTTCTTCCATTTCAACGCGGCCAACGGCTACGTCGCGATTCCCGACGGATCGATCCCCGGCCCCGCGTTCAACACGACCCGGCGCGTGTCGGCCGGCTTCAGCCTCGACGGCAAGGGCGGCGTCTGGGCCGGCCTCGACAAGACCGGCGCCATTTACCACTACCCGCTGACCGGGTTCGACGCGAGCGGCAAGCCGTCGTGGGGGCCGGGTGTGCCGACGCCGGTGCCGGCCAGCATCCAGCCGCTGACGCGCATCGTCTATCTCGCCGACAGCGACACGATGGTGCTCGCGCAGGGTGTGGTCGGGAGTACCGACTGGACGTCGATCGGCACGCGCATCGAGGTGTATCACGGCTGGAGCGCCGGCAACACGACGAAGCCGAACCCGGTGATCACGTTGCCGCATGGCGGCGCGAAGTCGATCGACGCGGCCGGCAATCACCTGTTCGTCGGCTACTGGTTCAGCAGCAGCGGGCCGCTGTGGCCGAACATCGACGCGTTCAACCTCGACACCGGCAATCTCGACACGACGCTCGTCAACGCGAGCCCCGCGACCGTGGATACCAGCAGCGCGATCGATGCGATGTACAGCGTACGCGCGTATCGCCGCTCGAACGGCGAATACGTGGTGACGAAGAACAACGTGAAGGGAAACAGCATCACGGTTTATCGGTGGACGCCGTGA
- a CDS encoding bifunctional YncE family protein/alkaline phosphatase family protein, with protein sequence MRNSQVKRALRLGAVMSAVLLASHAHADGFNAADAARVPSGQFVTPLAVRGAVQQFLNPGLPAYPHFVAGEAVRSQLSPDGKTLAIITAGQNSLYKPDGSVDTAASTQFIFLYDVAGANKTRPLLRQVLQQTNAFVGLAFSHDGSKLYATGGSDDVVYVYAQQGGTWALSTTIALGHAGKGVGIRVQPNAAGLALSADGKTLVVANNYNDSVSVIDTATNNVRYEHDLRPFFSGNEGRSGDAGGTFPFAVVMKGNGIAYVSSDRDREIVAIDVSSPSRGRLIKRIKLDGNALGMTLDASQSRLFVAQDNADQVAVIDTNANAVVARIDARAPAGVLAHGQAHTGAATYAVTLSRDGRTLYATNAGANEIAVIPLVGERAYRVTGLIPTAFEPHDVTFSADGTWMYVVNGKSTSGPNPDHLFGATPAQAAASRASNEYQFQLERASLVSAPVPAASELPTLTQQAARNNFYRPEDNDRDNEVMGFLRRHIKHVIYVVKENRTFDQVLGDIGNGANGDPRLAQFGRNITPNFHRLASQFVTLDNFMNPGDGSMDGWSWALQGRVTNTETITQQINYAAVNRGLSYESEGTNRNVPVNWESVQQRDAAAGPAGTTNYSNAAASLPGGAANLLPGTGNHASSDAPFGRQRGYIFDAVLAGGGTVRNYGFLVNNIGSIGTAANPIVDPRAAGVVQAAALDPRLASMTDVYFRGFDQTYPDQWRLNEWKHEFDQYVASGNLPTLSLVRLSHDHMGAFGTAFAGVNTPETQQADNDLAVGRLVEAVAKSPYANDTLIVVTEDDVQDGPDHVDSHRGPAYIVGPYVKQGAVIRTRYSQVNALRTIEDVLGTQHMNLNTAYQRPMTDVFDVHGPASWTYTAVASTALKGTGLRLAEGAGESPLQYAAGPDVTPKHDAAYWAKVTAKFDFDDADEVPADQFNRVLWKGMMGAQPYPKLRGVTQKVASRDDD encoded by the coding sequence ATGAGAAATAGCCAGGTCAAGCGCGCGCTCCGACTCGGAGCCGTCATGTCGGCTGTGCTGCTTGCGTCGCATGCGCATGCGGACGGCTTCAACGCCGCCGACGCCGCCCGTGTGCCGAGCGGTCAGTTCGTCACGCCGCTCGCCGTGCGAGGCGCGGTCCAGCAGTTCCTGAATCCCGGGCTGCCGGCCTATCCGCATTTCGTCGCCGGGGAAGCCGTGCGGTCGCAGCTGAGCCCGGACGGCAAGACGCTGGCGATCATCACCGCCGGCCAGAACTCGCTGTACAAGCCGGACGGTTCGGTCGACACCGCCGCCTCGACGCAATTCATCTTCCTGTACGACGTCGCGGGCGCGAACAAGACGCGCCCTCTGCTCAGGCAGGTGCTTCAGCAGACCAATGCGTTCGTCGGCCTGGCGTTTTCGCATGACGGCAGCAAGCTCTATGCGACCGGCGGCAGCGACGATGTGGTCTACGTCTATGCGCAGCAGGGCGGCACGTGGGCGCTGTCGACGACGATCGCGCTCGGCCACGCCGGCAAGGGCGTCGGCATCCGCGTGCAGCCGAACGCGGCCGGCCTCGCGTTGTCAGCCGACGGCAAGACGCTCGTCGTCGCGAACAACTACAACGATTCGGTCAGCGTGATCGATACCGCGACCAACAACGTGCGTTACGAGCACGACCTGCGTCCGTTCTTCTCCGGCAACGAAGGCCGCAGCGGCGATGCCGGCGGCACGTTCCCGTTCGCGGTCGTGATGAAGGGCAACGGCATCGCATACGTGTCGTCGGATCGCGATCGGGAGATCGTCGCGATCGACGTGTCGTCGCCGTCTCGCGGCCGTCTGATCAAGCGCATCAAGCTGGACGGCAACGCGCTCGGCATGACGCTCGACGCGTCGCAATCGCGGCTGTTCGTCGCGCAGGACAACGCCGACCAGGTCGCGGTGATCGACACGAACGCCAATGCGGTCGTGGCCCGGATCGACGCACGCGCGCCGGCCGGCGTGCTCGCGCATGGCCAGGCGCACACGGGCGCGGCGACATACGCGGTCACGCTGTCGCGCGACGGCCGCACGCTTTATGCGACCAACGCGGGCGCGAACGAAATCGCCGTCATTCCGCTCGTCGGCGAGCGCGCGTATCGTGTCACCGGCCTGATTCCGACCGCGTTCGAGCCGCACGACGTGACGTTCAGCGCCGACGGCACGTGGATGTACGTGGTGAACGGCAAGAGCACGAGCGGCCCGAACCCCGACCACCTGTTCGGCGCGACCCCCGCGCAGGCCGCCGCGTCGCGCGCGTCGAACGAATACCAGTTCCAGCTCGAGCGCGCGTCGCTCGTGAGCGCGCCGGTGCCGGCGGCCAGCGAGCTGCCAACGCTCACGCAGCAGGCTGCGCGCAACAACTTCTATCGTCCGGAAGACAACGACAGGGACAACGAGGTGATGGGCTTCCTGCGCCGTCACATCAAGCACGTGATCTACGTCGTCAAGGAAAACCGCACGTTCGACCAGGTGCTCGGCGACATCGGCAACGGCGCCAACGGGGATCCGAGGCTGGCCCAGTTCGGTCGGAACATCACGCCGAATTTCCATCGTCTGGCGAGCCAGTTCGTGACGCTCGACAACTTCATGAACCCGGGCGACGGCAGCATGGACGGCTGGTCGTGGGCGCTGCAGGGCCGCGTCACCAACACGGAGACGATCACGCAGCAGATCAACTACGCGGCGGTGAATCGCGGGCTGTCGTACGAGAGCGAAGGGACGAACCGCAACGTGCCGGTCAACTGGGAGTCGGTGCAGCAACGCGATGCGGCGGCCGGTCCGGCCGGCACCACGAACTACAGCAACGCGGCCGCCAGCCTGCCGGGCGGCGCGGCGAACCTGCTGCCGGGCACCGGCAACCATGCGTCGTCCGATGCGCCGTTCGGCCGCCAGCGCGGCTACATCTTCGACGCGGTGCTGGCCGGCGGCGGCACCGTCCGAAACTATGGCTTTCTCGTGAACAACATCGGCAGCATCGGCACGGCGGCGAACCCGATCGTCGATCCGCGTGCGGCCGGCGTCGTCCAGGCCGCCGCGCTCGACCCGCGGCTGGCGTCGATGACGGACGTGTATTTCCGCGGTTTCGACCAGACGTATCCGGACCAGTGGCGTCTCAACGAGTGGAAACACGAGTTCGACCAGTACGTCGCGAGCGGCAACCTGCCGACGCTGTCGCTGGTACGCCTGTCGCACGATCACATGGGAGCGTTCGGCACGGCGTTCGCCGGCGTGAATACGCCGGAGACGCAGCAGGCGGACAACGATCTGGCGGTCGGCCGGCTGGTCGAGGCCGTCGCGAAGAGCCCGTATGCGAACGACACGCTGATCGTCGTGACCGAGGACGACGTGCAGGACGGCCCCGACCACGTGGATTCGCATCGCGGGCCTGCGTACATCGTCGGGCCGTACGTGAAGCAGGGCGCGGTGATCCGGACGCGCTACAGCCAGGTCAATGCGTTGCGCACCATCGAGGACGTGCTCGGCACGCAGCACATGAACCTGAACACCGCGTACCAGCGGCCGATGACCGACGTGTTCGACGTGCACGGCCCGGCGTCGTGGACCTACACGGCCGTCGCGTCGACGGCGCTGAAGGGCACCGGATTGCGGCTGGCCGAAGGGGCGGGCGAGAGCCCGCTGCAATATGCGGCCGGGCCGGATGTCACGCCGAAGCATGACGCGGCGTACTGGGCGAAGGTGACGGCGAAGTTCGACTTCGACGATGCCGACGAGGTGCCGGCGGATCAGTTCAACCGCGTGCTGTGGAAAGGAATGATGGGTGCGCAGCCGTATCCGAAGCTCAGGGGCGTGACGCAGAAGGTCGCGAGCCGCGACGACGATTGA
- a CDS encoding GNAT family N-acetyltransferase: protein MPAAISLRPACTADLPFLLTLRRLTMTEHLRRVGEPTDDEAHDRRIRANFEDAMIVSEGAGADPIGLLKVTRSTDEWHVHQIQILPSRQRQGIGEAVLRELLIEAAREHVPVSLSVLHGNPARRLYERLGFRLVEDTETSATLMWRA from the coding sequence ATGCCCGCTGCCATTTCCCTGCGCCCGGCGTGCACCGCCGACCTGCCGTTCCTGCTGACGCTGCGCCGACTCACGATGACCGAGCATCTGCGACGCGTCGGTGAACCCACCGACGACGAAGCGCATGACCGGCGCATTCGCGCGAACTTCGAGGACGCGATGATCGTCTCCGAAGGCGCCGGCGCCGATCCAATCGGCTTGCTGAAGGTCACGCGCTCCACCGACGAATGGCACGTTCACCAGATCCAGATCCTCCCGTCGCGGCAACGCCAGGGCATCGGCGAGGCCGTGCTGCGCGAGCTGCTGATCGAAGCCGCACGCGAGCACGTGCCCGTTTCGCTCAGCGTGCTGCACGGCAACCCGGCGCGGCGCCTCTACGAGCGGCTCGGGTTCCGGCTCGTGGAGGACACGGAAACCAGTGCGACGCTGATGTGGCGCGCGTGA
- a CDS encoding amidohydrolase family protein → MCSQARAEPHRDAPSPDAMPAALVDAHHHLWRLGAGARYPWLQEQYDPARFMFGDYAALCRDFDVDDYRHATQGAPIVASVHVEAERARDEALAETRWLHAVAAEHGLPSAVVAWVDLLADDAHERLAEQAAWPRVRGVRFKPRTAAAPDAVVDGPGTLRDPRWPAALERLAAQRLGWDLRVPFWHLGDAAALLADAPGVDVVLEHAGLPWDRSAAGLARWRRGMEALAASPRVTVKISELGLRDAMWSDVDNARIIRDTIAIFGWQRCMFASNFPVAGLRVSYSALLRTFARAMADLDDAARQAIWHDNALRVYRIS, encoded by the coding sequence ATGTGCTCGCAGGCACGCGCTGAACCGCACCGCGACGCACCGTCGCCGGACGCGATGCCGGCGGCGCTCGTCGACGCGCATCACCACCTGTGGCGACTCGGCGCGGGTGCGCGCTACCCGTGGCTGCAGGAGCAGTACGATCCGGCGCGCTTCATGTTCGGCGACTACGCGGCGCTGTGCCGCGATTTCGACGTGGACGACTACCGGCATGCCACGCAAGGCGCGCCGATCGTCGCGAGCGTGCACGTCGAGGCCGAACGGGCGCGCGACGAAGCGCTCGCGGAAACGCGCTGGCTGCACGCGGTCGCGGCCGAGCACGGGCTGCCGTCGGCAGTCGTCGCGTGGGTCGACCTGCTCGCCGACGATGCGCACGAGCGGCTCGCCGAACAGGCCGCATGGCCGCGCGTGCGCGGCGTGCGGTTCAAGCCGCGCACCGCTGCCGCGCCGGATGCCGTCGTCGACGGGCCGGGCACACTGCGCGATCCGCGCTGGCCGGCCGCGCTGGAACGCCTGGCCGCGCAACGCCTCGGCTGGGATCTGCGCGTGCCGTTCTGGCATCTCGGCGACGCCGCCGCACTGCTGGCCGATGCGCCGGGTGTCGACGTGGTGCTCGAACATGCGGGGCTGCCGTGGGATCGTTCGGCGGCCGGGCTCGCACGGTGGCGCCGCGGCATGGAAGCGCTCGCCGCCTCGCCGCGCGTGACCGTGAAGATCTCCGAACTCGGCTTGCGCGACGCGATGTGGAGCGACGTGGACAACGCGCGGATCATTCGCGACACGATCGCGATCTTCGGCTGGCAGCGCTGCATGTTCGCGAGCAATTTTCCGGTGGCGGGGTTGCGGGTGTCGTATTCCGCGCTGCTGCGCACGTTCGCCCGTGCGATGGCGGATCTCGACGACGCGGCGCGTCAGGCGATCTGGCATGATAATGCGCTGCGCGTGTACCGGATTTCGTGA
- a CDS encoding MFS transporter, giving the protein MTLLNPATPAYEAGEAIPRRRWLRVIPPLLLACIVSYMDRVNIAFAMPGGMNADLGMDATMAGLAGGIFFFGYLFLQIPGGRRAALGSGKTFIAWSLVSWAVLSALTGLVTHTWQLLTLRFLLGVAEGGMLPVVLTMVSHWFPDRERGRANAMVIMFVPLAGMITAPLSGFILAAYDWRHLFFSAGALSLLCLFAWMMFADDSPETARWVSPREKAYILDALRDEQARKQAAGAPAAASFGAMLRNPTIWLLIAINFCYQVGIYGYTMWLPTLLKNLTHGGMGKVGLLAMLPYVAMMIGMFATSYLSDRTGKRRLFVLLPLVGFAACLALSVLTHASMVVSFAFLIGCGFFLQAAAGVFWAIPPKLCSVETAGSARGLINALGNLGGFCGPYAVGVLTQHVSAAAGVYSLAVTLAVAGLLALTLPRRCED; this is encoded by the coding sequence ATGACCCTGCTGAACCCGGCCACCCCGGCCTATGAAGCCGGCGAAGCCATTCCGCGCCGCCGCTGGCTGCGCGTGATTCCGCCGCTGCTGCTCGCCTGCATCGTTTCGTACATGGACCGTGTGAACATCGCGTTCGCGATGCCGGGCGGGATGAACGCCGATCTCGGCATGGACGCGACGATGGCTGGCCTCGCCGGCGGCATCTTCTTTTTCGGCTACCTGTTCCTGCAGATTCCCGGCGGCCGGCGCGCGGCGCTCGGCAGTGGCAAGACCTTCATCGCATGGTCGCTCGTGAGCTGGGCCGTGCTGTCGGCGCTGACCGGGCTCGTTACCCATACGTGGCAACTGCTGACGTTGCGCTTCCTGCTCGGCGTGGCCGAAGGCGGAATGCTGCCCGTCGTGCTGACGATGGTCAGCCACTGGTTTCCCGATCGCGAACGCGGCCGCGCGAACGCGATGGTCATCATGTTCGTGCCGCTCGCCGGCATGATCACCGCGCCGTTGTCCGGCTTCATCCTCGCCGCATACGACTGGCGTCACCTGTTCTTCAGCGCCGGCGCGCTGTCGCTGCTGTGCCTGTTCGCGTGGATGATGTTTGCCGACGACAGCCCGGAAACCGCGCGCTGGGTGTCGCCGCGCGAGAAGGCGTACATTCTCGACGCGCTGCGCGACGAACAGGCGCGCAAGCAGGCAGCCGGCGCGCCGGCTGCCGCGTCGTTCGGCGCGATGCTGCGCAACCCGACGATCTGGTTGCTGATCGCGATCAACTTCTGCTATCAGGTCGGCATCTACGGCTATACGATGTGGTTGCCGACGCTGCTGAAAAACCTCACGCATGGCGGGATGGGCAAGGTCGGCCTGCTCGCGATGCTGCCTTACGTCGCGATGATGATCGGGATGTTCGCCACGTCGTATTTGTCCGACCGAACCGGCAAGCGCCGCCTGTTCGTGCTGCTGCCGCTCGTCGGCTTCGCCGCGTGCCTCGCGCTGTCGGTGCTCACGCATGCGTCGATGGTCGTGTCGTTCGCGTTCCTGATCGGTTGCGGCTTCTTCCTGCAGGCGGCGGCGGGCGTGTTCTGGGCCATTCCGCCGAAGCTGTGCAGCGTCGAGACCGCCGGTAGCGCGCGCGGCCTGATCAACGCGCTCGGCAATCTCGGCGGCTTCTGCGGCCCGTACGCGGTCGGCGTGCTGACCCAGCACGTGAGCGCGGCGGCCGGCGTGTACAGCCTGGCCGTCACGCTCGCGGTGGCCGGCCTGCTCGCGCTGACGCTGCCCAGGCGCTGCGAGGACTGA
- a CDS encoding dihydrodipicolinate synthase family protein, which produces MNARYQGVFPVAPTIFDEHGALDLDGQRRCLDFMIDAGSQGICIHANYSEQFALADDERELITRTTLEHVAGRVPVIVTTSHFSARICAERNRHAQALGAAMVMVMPPYHGATFRVPEAQVRAFFRDVADGLGIPLMIQDAPASGVALPAALLAALAREIDAVSYFKIETPGAASKLRELIVLGGDAIEGPWDGEEGITLLADLDAGATGAMTGGGYPDGIRRITDAYFAGRRDEACEQYARWLPLINYENRQSGFLTAKALMKEGGVIACDRPRAPWPELHPQVRAGLLDAARRLDPLVLRWGR; this is translated from the coding sequence ATGAACGCACGCTACCAGGGCGTCTTTCCGGTCGCGCCGACGATCTTCGACGAACACGGCGCGCTCGACCTCGACGGCCAGCGCCGCTGCCTCGACTTCATGATCGACGCCGGTTCGCAGGGCATCTGCATCCACGCGAACTACTCGGAGCAGTTCGCGCTCGCCGACGACGAACGCGAACTGATCACGCGCACGACGCTGGAGCACGTCGCCGGCCGCGTGCCGGTGATCGTCACGACGTCGCACTTCAGCGCGCGCATCTGCGCGGAGCGCAACCGCCACGCGCAGGCGCTCGGCGCCGCGATGGTGATGGTGATGCCGCCGTACCACGGCGCGACGTTCCGCGTGCCTGAAGCGCAGGTGCGCGCGTTCTTCCGCGACGTCGCCGACGGCCTGGGTATTCCGCTGATGATCCAGGACGCGCCCGCGAGCGGCGTCGCGCTGCCTGCGGCGTTGCTCGCGGCGCTCGCGCGCGAGATCGATGCCGTGTCGTACTTCAAGATCGAGACGCCCGGCGCCGCGTCGAAGCTGCGCGAGCTGATCGTGCTCGGCGGCGACGCGATCGAAGGGCCTTGGGACGGCGAGGAAGGCATCACGCTGCTCGCCGACCTCGATGCCGGCGCGACCGGCGCGATGACGGGCGGCGGCTATCCGGACGGCATTCGCCGAATCACCGACGCGTATTTCGCCGGACGCCGCGACGAAGCGTGCGAGCAGTACGCGCGCTGGCTGCCGCTGATCAACTATGAGAACCGTCAGTCTGGATTCCTGACCGCGAAGGCGTTGATGAAGGAAGGCGGCGTGATCGCATGCGACCGGCCGCGCGCGCCATGGCCCGAACTGCACCCGCAGGTACGCGCGGGGCTGCTCGATGCGGCTCGGCGGCTCGATCCGCTCGTGCTGCGCTGGGGACGCTAG
- a CDS encoding L-rhamnonate dehydratase yields MKIRSVRARVFQWKGKTVPPQGNFCSNAMDLLYAPQETMSTFRFHSWTVVEVETDDGIVGLGNVALAPHVAKVIIDQYLAPLVVGQDPWDYEYLNQRMYRATHAWGRKGIGMAAISAVDIAIWDILGKSVGKPVFKLLGGRTKEKIPCYYSKLYRTDLKAMQEEAQQYLKEGFRAFKMRFGYGPAHGQQGVVENLKSVAAIREVIGYDNDLMLECYMGWNLEYAKRILPKLEKYQPRWLEEPVIADDIDGYAELNRLTRIPISGGEHEFSLYGFKQLLDRKAVSVVQYDTNRVGGITMAHKINALCEAYSVPVIPHAGQMHNYHLTMSTLASPMSEYFPMFDVEVGNELFYYIFDGEPVAENGFLQLRDDVPGLGLTLKTEFLDQFDIVE; encoded by the coding sequence ATGAAGATTCGTTCCGTGCGCGCCCGCGTATTCCAATGGAAAGGCAAGACCGTCCCGCCACAGGGCAACTTCTGCTCGAACGCGATGGACCTGCTGTACGCGCCGCAGGAAACCATGAGCACGTTCCGTTTCCATTCGTGGACGGTCGTCGAAGTCGAGACCGACGACGGCATCGTCGGCCTCGGCAACGTCGCGCTCGCGCCGCACGTCGCGAAGGTGATCATCGACCAGTACCTGGCGCCGCTCGTGGTCGGCCAGGACCCGTGGGACTACGAATACCTGAACCAGCGGATGTATCGCGCGACCCACGCATGGGGCCGCAAGGGCATCGGCATGGCGGCGATCTCGGCGGTCGACATCGCGATCTGGGACATCCTCGGCAAGAGCGTCGGCAAGCCCGTGTTCAAGCTGCTCGGCGGCCGCACCAAGGAAAAGATTCCCTGCTACTACTCGAAGCTCTACCGCACCGACCTGAAGGCAATGCAGGAGGAAGCGCAGCAATACCTCAAGGAAGGCTTCCGCGCGTTCAAGATGCGCTTCGGCTACGGGCCCGCGCATGGGCAGCAGGGCGTGGTGGAGAACCTGAAATCGGTCGCGGCGATTCGCGAGGTGATCGGCTACGACAACGACCTGATGCTCGAGTGCTACATGGGCTGGAATCTCGAGTACGCGAAGCGCATCCTGCCGAAGCTCGAGAAATACCAGCCGCGCTGGCTCGAGGAGCCGGTGATCGCCGACGACATCGACGGCTACGCGGAACTGAACCGGCTCACGCGCATTCCGATCTCCGGCGGCGAGCACGAATTCTCGCTGTACGGATTCAAGCAGCTGCTGGACCGCAAGGCGGTGTCGGTCGTGCAGTACGACACGAACCGCGTCGGCGGGATCACGATGGCGCACAAGATCAACGCGCTGTGCGAGGCATACAGCGTGCCGGTAATTCCGCACGCCGGCCAGATGCACAACTATCACCTGACGATGAGCACGCTCGCATCGCCGATGAGCGAATACTTCCCGATGTTCGACGTGGAAGTCGGCAACGAGCTGTTCTATTACATCTTCGACGGCGAACCGGTGGCCGAGAACGGCTTCCTGCAACTGCGCGACGACGTGCCGGGCCTCGGTCTCACGCTGAAGACCGAGTTCCTCGACCAGTTCGACATCGTCGAGTGA
- a CDS encoding 4-hydroxythreonine-4-phosphate dehydrogenase PdxA encodes MTTAAALPVVALTLGDPAGIGAELIAKLLAQPDATSRANLVLIGDRWLWESGQRVAGVAVDVEPVASLAAVRGRPSTARAAFVALDTIDPAQVTVGQPGAAGGRSTLTVLDLCLDAARAGDIDAICFAPLNKYAMKLGGLEHDDELHHFAAALGVTGYFCEFNTLGELWTARISSHIPLKDAAAQLSVERIEQASELIYRSLLANGVAAPKVAIAAFNPHGGDGGSCGREEVDIIEPAVRKLQSRDWPTDAPFHGPFPADTIFLKAQAGDYQAIVTMYHDQGQIAIKLLGFSRGVTVQGGLPVPITTPAHGTAYDIAGRGTADVGATWQALQIACRMGAARRTSTVSA; translated from the coding sequence ATGACGACCGCCGCCGCCCTGCCCGTCGTCGCGCTGACCCTCGGCGACCCCGCCGGCATCGGCGCCGAACTGATCGCGAAGCTGCTCGCGCAGCCCGACGCGACATCCCGCGCGAACCTCGTGCTGATCGGCGACCGCTGGCTGTGGGAATCCGGCCAGCGCGTCGCCGGCGTGGCAGTCGACGTCGAGCCCGTCGCGTCGCTCGCCGCCGTGCGCGGCCGGCCGTCCACGGCGCGCGCCGCGTTCGTCGCGCTCGACACGATCGATCCGGCGCAGGTCACCGTCGGCCAGCCCGGCGCGGCCGGCGGCCGCTCGACGCTGACCGTGCTCGACCTGTGCCTCGACGCCGCGCGCGCCGGCGATATCGACGCGATCTGCTTCGCACCGCTGAACAAGTACGCGATGAAGCTCGGCGGGCTCGAGCACGACGACGAGCTGCACCACTTCGCCGCCGCGCTCGGCGTGACCGGCTACTTCTGCGAATTCAACACGCTCGGCGAGCTGTGGACCGCGCGGATCTCGTCGCATATTCCGCTGAAGGATGCGGCGGCCCAGCTGAGCGTCGAGCGGATCGAACAGGCATCCGAACTGATCTACCGGTCGCTGCTCGCGAACGGCGTCGCGGCGCCGAAGGTCGCGATCGCCGCGTTCAACCCGCACGGCGGCGACGGCGGCAGCTGCGGCCGCGAGGAAGTCGACATCATCGAGCCGGCGGTGCGCAAGCTGCAGTCGCGCGACTGGCCGACCGATGCACCGTTCCACGGCCCGTTCCCGGCAGACACGATCTTCCTGAAGGCGCAGGCCGGCGACTATCAGGCGATCGTCACGATGTACCACGACCAGGGGCAGATCGCGATCAAGCTGCTCGGCTTCTCGCGCGGCGTGACCGTGCAGGGCGGGCTGCCCGTGCCGATCACGACGCCCGCGCACGGCACCGCGTATGACATCGCGGGCCGCGGCACGGCCGACGTCGGCGCGACCTGGCAGGCGCTGCAGATCGCATGCCGGATGGGCGCCGCGCGCCGCACGTCCACCGTTTCGGCGTGA